Below is a window of Thermoanaerobacterales bacterium DNA.
GGTGGACAAGTGGCTATCGTTTCAATGAAGCAACTGCTTGAAGCCGGGGTGCATTTTGGCCACCAGACGCGGCGGTGGAATCCCACAATGGCCCCTTATATTTTCACG
It encodes the following:
- a CDS encoding 30S ribosomal protein S2, with amino-acid sequence MAIVSMKQLLEAGVHFGHQTRRWNPTMAPYIFT